The proteins below come from a single Mycolicibacterium sp. TY81 genomic window:
- the cynS gene encoding cyanase has protein sequence MTRDQVTEAIVAARLAKGLTWQQLADAVERPLVWTIAALLGQHPVPAELGAKVVALLGLDESVVPVLAAVPMRGGLPTAVPTDPTIYRLYEALSVYGPALKEVIHEQFGDGIMSAINFSIDLQRKPHPGGDRVVITFDGKFLPYEWNAATN, from the coding sequence ATGACACGAGATCAAGTAACCGAAGCGATCGTCGCCGCGCGCCTGGCGAAAGGCCTGACGTGGCAACAGTTGGCGGATGCGGTCGAGCGTCCGTTGGTGTGGACGATCGCGGCACTGCTCGGCCAGCACCCGGTGCCGGCCGAACTGGGCGCCAAGGTCGTGGCACTGCTCGGTCTCGACGAGTCCGTCGTTCCCGTTCTGGCCGCCGTTCCGATGCGCGGCGGGTTGCCGACCGCGGTACCCACCGACCCGACCATCTACCGGCTCTACGAAGCGCTCTCGGTGTACGGTCCAGCGCTCAAGGAGGTCATCCACGAGCAGTTCGGTGACGGCATCATGAGCGCCATCAACTTCAGCATCGACCTGCAACGCAAGCCCCACCCGGGCGGTGACCGCGTGGTGATCACGTTCGACGGGAAGTTCCTGCCCTATGAGTGGAACGCGGCGACGAACTGA
- a CDS encoding TetR family transcriptional regulator has product MPAVTTEATADKRRRRERGSINPDDIVSGAFELAEQVSIDNLSMPMLGKHLDVGVTSIYWYFRKKDDLLDAMTDLALREYALSAVYSVAENWRSALRSHARAMRQIFVDNPVMCDLILIRSPHALHTDGLGVQAVEHAISSLVEAGLTPEAALDVYTAVSVHVRGSVVLQRLREKMTPEAGRDGRKDAPLVDPGTTPLLAQALRDGRQLCTLDEVNFDFGLECIIDHAELLIAANTKEARARRSARS; this is encoded by the coding sequence GTGCCCGCAGTGACAACAGAGGCAACCGCAGACAAGCGCCGGCGGCGCGAACGAGGTTCCATCAATCCCGACGACATCGTCAGCGGTGCTTTCGAACTCGCCGAACAGGTTTCGATCGACAATCTCAGCATGCCGATGCTGGGAAAGCATCTCGACGTCGGTGTCACGAGCATCTACTGGTACTTCCGCAAAAAGGACGACCTGCTGGACGCCATGACGGACCTCGCCTTGCGAGAGTATGCGCTTTCCGCGGTCTATTCCGTTGCCGAGAACTGGCGGTCCGCGTTACGCAGCCATGCCCGCGCGATGCGTCAAATATTTGTGGACAACCCGGTGATGTGCGACCTGATCCTCATTCGATCCCCACACGCCCTACACACCGACGGCTTGGGCGTACAAGCCGTCGAGCACGCCATCTCCAGTTTGGTCGAAGCCGGGCTGACACCGGAGGCTGCGTTGGACGTCTATACAGCGGTATCAGTTCACGTCCGTGGATCGGTTGTGCTGCAACGCCTTCGGGAAAAGATGACCCCCGAAGCGGGACGGGACGGGCGCAAGGACGCTCCCCTTGTCGATCCCGGGACCACACCACTACTCGCGCAGGCGCTTCGGGACGGTCGGCAACTCTGCACTCTGGACGAGGTGAATTTCGACTTCGGGCTCGAGTGCATTATCGACCACGCTGAGCTCCTGATCGCGGCCAACACCAAGGAGGCACGAGCGCGCAGATCAGCGCGCTCGTGA
- a CDS encoding IS3 family transposase (programmed frameshift) has product MAGRKRHSAEDIVRKLRRADELAAEGKTGEEIAAELGVSPATLYNWRRAYGGMDTDAARELKELREQNARLKRLLAEAELEKDALREVAKGKILSPAAKRRAVDMLKDTLSMSERLACKAVGLARSTYRNLPMALTPSDPDADMRVWLRSYATKHPCHGFRRAWAALRYDERREVNKKKIHRLWREEGLQVKVTSPRKRSGVSSCPPEVIADAPKVVWAIDFQFDSTVDGKAIKIASMLDEHTRESLLNIVERSITAQRLVAELEKVFAAAGGPPMVLRMDNGPEFISAALQQFCDGKVGLSYIPPGTPWNNGYIESFNNRLRKECLNRNHWNTLMEARVVIGDFKADHNLRHRHSALGYRTPAEYAAVCTCSHTPMACEIN; this is encoded by the exons ATGGCTGGACGCAAGCGGCATTCCGCGGAGGACATCGTGCGCAAGTTGCGCCGCGCGGACGAGTTGGCTGCCGAGGGCAAGACTGGCGAGGAGATCGCCGCCGAGCTGGGCGTATCGCCGGCGACGTTGTACAACTGGCGCCGCGCCTACGGCGGGATGGACACCGACGCCGCCCGCGAGCTCAAGGAGCTGCGCGAGCAGAACGCCCGCCTCAAGCGGCTGTTGGCCGAGGCTGAGCTGGAGAAGGACGCGTTGCGGGAGGTTGCGA AAGGGAAAATTCTGAGCCCAGCTGCCAAGCGCCGCGCCGTGGACATGCTCAAGGACACCTTGAGCATGTCGGAACGGTTGGCGTGCAAGGCCGTTGGGCTGGCCCGCTCCACTTACAGAAACCTGCCGATGGCGCTGACCCCGTCCGATCCGGACGCCGATATGCGGGTTTGGTTGCGCTCGTACGCCACCAAACACCCGTGTCATGGGTTCCGGCGTGCCTGGGCGGCGTTGCGGTACGACGAGCGCCGTGAGGTGAACAAGAAGAAGATCCACCGGCTTTGGCGCGAGGAAGGTCTGCAGGTGAAGGTCACCTCGCCGCGCAAGCGGTCGGGGGTGTCATCGTGCCCACCGGAGGTCATCGCGGATGCGCCGAAGGTGGTGTGGGCCATCGATTTTCAGTTCGACTCCACCGTCGACGGCAAGGCCATCAAGATCGCGTCGATGCTTGACGAGCACACCCGTGAGTCGCTGCTGAACATCGTCGAGCGGTCGATCACCGCGCAGCGACTGGTGGCCGAGTTGGAGAAGGTGTTCGCCGCGGCCGGCGGGCCGCCGATGGTGTTGCGGATGGACAACGGCCCTGAGTTCATTTCGGCTGCGCTGCAACAGTTTTGCGACGGCAAGGTCGGGTTGTCCTACATCCCGCCGGGCACGCCGTGGAACAACGGCTACATCGAATCGTTCAACAACCGACTACGCAAGGAGTGCCTCAACCGCAATCACTGGAACACCCTGATGGAGGCCCGAGTGGTGATCGGGGACTTCAAGGCTGACCACAACCTGCGGCACCGGCACTCGGCGCTGGGCTACCGAACACCCGCCGAGTACGCTGCCGTCTGTACGTGCAGTCACACCCCGATGGCCTGCGAAATCAACTGA
- a CDS encoding mechanosensitive ion channel domain-containing protein: protein MYSSGSSWFLWVAAIAIGLPVGLIVLTEWRRSLIRRHSPLAAPVGLLRTYVLPVIAVLLLMLKVAVVPARDVPIRIVATVLVFLVLLLVLSGLSNTMFANAPETSWRSRIPRIFLDVARMVLIILGLAVISRYIWGSNIKGVFTAVGVSSVVLGLMLQHSVGQIVSGLFMLFEQPFRMGDWLDTAAARGRVVEVNWRAVHIESSTGVQITPNSVLAGTSFTNLSRLATSHTTVTTTFAASDPPDQVCAMLTRIAAALPNRGDDVEPSTVPIGDHKYRTTIGLKSPGDDDAVQATFLRWAWYAARRDKLHLDGVADDYSTPKRVDEALEEAAAPALRLNKADQQALAPYARLIRYGTGELIHAPGEVPKTINVVVSGRVRLTVPTADGSVAGVRSLDKGALIGVAAFTHQANLAYVHALDEVTLLQIEHDEIQRLLTDRPQLSREFGRLIDERRSEARATIRSAGKADRAKAIRDAGAAQLGTAGGANGLHSSQLPTGITSRPSRRTC, encoded by the coding sequence GTGTACTCCTCCGGTTCGTCATGGTTTCTGTGGGTCGCAGCGATCGCCATCGGGCTACCTGTCGGCCTGATCGTCCTGACCGAGTGGCGCCGCTCCCTGATCCGCCGGCACAGCCCGCTCGCCGCGCCCGTCGGGCTCCTGCGCACGTATGTGCTCCCCGTGATCGCCGTCCTGCTGCTGATGCTCAAGGTCGCCGTCGTCCCCGCCCGCGACGTTCCCATCCGCATCGTGGCGACCGTCCTGGTCTTCCTGGTGCTGCTGCTGGTGCTGTCCGGCTTGAGCAACACGATGTTCGCGAACGCCCCGGAGACCTCGTGGCGCAGCCGCATCCCCCGCATCTTCCTCGACGTGGCCCGGATGGTGCTCATCATCCTGGGCTTGGCGGTGATCTCCCGCTACATCTGGGGCAGCAATATCAAGGGCGTCTTCACCGCGGTCGGCGTCAGCTCGGTGGTCCTCGGCCTCATGCTGCAGCACTCCGTCGGGCAGATCGTGTCCGGGTTGTTCATGTTGTTCGAGCAGCCGTTCCGGATGGGCGACTGGCTGGACACTGCCGCGGCGCGTGGCCGCGTCGTCGAAGTCAACTGGCGCGCAGTGCACATCGAGTCCAGCACCGGCGTGCAGATCACCCCCAACTCGGTGCTGGCCGGCACGTCGTTCACCAACCTGAGCCGGCTGGCCACCTCGCACACCACCGTCACCACCACGTTCGCCGCCAGTGACCCTCCCGACCAGGTGTGCGCGATGCTCACCCGGATTGCGGCTGCCCTGCCCAACCGCGGCGACGACGTCGAGCCCAGCACCGTGCCCATCGGCGATCACAAGTACCGCACCACCATCGGGCTCAAATCGCCCGGGGACGACGACGCCGTGCAGGCCACCTTCCTGCGCTGGGCCTGGTACGCGGCCCGGCGCGACAAGCTGCATCTCGACGGTGTGGCCGACGACTACTCCACCCCGAAACGTGTCGACGAAGCGCTCGAGGAGGCGGCGGCGCCCGCACTCCGGCTGAACAAGGCCGACCAGCAAGCTCTCGCCCCGTACGCACGCCTGATCCGTTACGGCACAGGCGAACTCATCCATGCGCCCGGCGAGGTCCCGAAAACCATCAACGTGGTGGTGTCAGGCCGGGTCCGGTTGACCGTGCCGACGGCCGATGGTTCAGTCGCCGGCGTGCGCAGCCTGGACAAGGGCGCGCTCATCGGCGTCGCCGCGTTCACCCACCAGGCCAACCTCGCCTACGTGCACGCCCTCGACGAAGTCACCCTGCTGCAGATCGAGCACGACGAAATCCAGCGCCTGCTCACCGACCGGCCCCAACTGTCCCGGGAGTTCGGCCGCCTCATCGACGAACGGCGGAGCGAGGCCAGAGCCACCATCAGATCTGCGGGGAAAGCAGACCGCGCCAAGGCAATTCGTGATGCCGGGGCCGCACAACTCGGCACTGCCGGTGGAGCCAACGGGCTGCATTCCTCTCAGCTCCCGACAGGCATCACGTCTCGGCCGTCCCGTCGAACTTGCTGA
- a CDS encoding TetR/AcrR family transcriptional regulator, producing the protein MASERRIAGPESKNRGALLDAAEALMLDEGYAAVTSRRVAERAGLKPQLVHYYFRTMDDLFLAAIRRRIEQELASQAQILRAPNPLRALWNALIDNRDFGLITEYTALANHRKALRAEIAAAAQQFLEAQAETVRSVLSRHGIAAEDLPPVVATSLIVGTAQLLSMHASLGLSGGRDDIVEFFDRHISKFDGTAET; encoded by the coding sequence ATGGCATCGGAGCGCAGGATCGCTGGTCCCGAGTCGAAGAACCGCGGAGCCCTACTCGATGCCGCCGAGGCGCTGATGCTCGACGAGGGCTACGCCGCGGTGACATCGCGGCGGGTCGCTGAAAGGGCAGGGCTCAAGCCGCAGCTGGTGCACTACTACTTCCGCACCATGGATGATCTGTTCCTGGCTGCGATCCGGCGCAGGATCGAGCAGGAATTGGCATCGCAGGCCCAGATCCTACGGGCGCCGAACCCGTTGCGGGCGTTGTGGAATGCCCTCATCGACAACCGTGATTTCGGACTGATCACGGAATACACGGCACTCGCCAATCATCGGAAAGCGCTGCGGGCCGAGATCGCGGCCGCAGCGCAGCAGTTTCTGGAAGCGCAGGCTGAGACTGTCCGGTCCGTCCTGTCGCGGCACGGCATCGCCGCCGAGGATCTACCGCCGGTTGTGGCGACGTCCTTGATCGTCGGGACGGCGCAACTGCTGTCCATGCATGCGTCGCTTGGGTTGTCAGGCGGTCGTGACGACATCGTCGAGTTCTTCGATCGACACATCAGCAAGTTCGACGGGACGGCCGAGACGTGA
- a CDS encoding contact-dependent growth inhibition system immunity protein translates to MNDGSISAALYQFFAAYFHQDWDLEADDWEGIVDGYAADHPAAQQLQMLAQEIDDLRAARSESELEQFLVDVVGVYYVPEPHNYCVWLGQIAQRLRQRADGTNSVS, encoded by the coding sequence GTGAACGACGGTTCGATTTCCGCCGCTCTCTATCAGTTCTTCGCGGCTTATTTCCACCAGGATTGGGACCTGGAAGCCGATGACTGGGAAGGGATTGTTGACGGCTATGCCGCAGATCATCCCGCAGCCCAGCAGCTACAGATGTTGGCTCAAGAGATCGACGACCTGCGTGCCGCCCGGTCTGAGTCGGAATTGGAACAGTTTCTAGTGGACGTAGTCGGCGTCTACTACGTCCCCGAGCCACATAACTACTGCGTGTGGCTAGGGCAGATCGCTCAGCGACTGCGCCAGCGGGCTGACGGCACCAACAGTGTGTCCTAG
- a CDS encoding adenylate/guanylate cyclase domain-containing protein: protein MVNPRPEDREEVATAADDSPATTGDAPTTEVRLRRVRGRFSIQSKLITMLLAASIVSAAIVGFIGYQTGQASLRNAAFDRLTQVRETQARQFAVQVTNLKNALLIYTSGPAMAEAVQAFSTGFNELANATIDPAEQNAILDYYNQELINPVERATGAKLNLNVLLPSSNAAKYLQARYTVAAARPNGPPPPPDPTAWGAAANRYNLFFQEVVRLFGYGDALLIDAAGNVVYSAKKRADLGTNVLSGPYQQGNLHDAYAKAMGADRVGYVAITDYQTYHPAADHPIAWMAAPVVSGGRTVGVVALQFPISGLNDLMTFNGKWQANGLGATGETYLAGTDDLMRSNSRVFEENRQTYQRDVVAAGTPAELAERAVRLGGTTLIQPVGGPATRAAQRGQSGVLIATDYLGQETLQSYAPVTVGPDVNWSIVAKINTAEAFAPERVFTRTMGVAVTAIVILDCLAAMALAQLFVRPIRRLEAGAQKVSRGDYDAMIPVRTRDEFGDLTKTFNDMSRLLGIKDDLLRRERRENAQLLRSLMPESVIERYRSGEETISENHQDVAVLFADIDGLDALSSALPADEFLTVVNELVRQFDDAAERSGVEPVRILRNGYTASCGLNVPRLDNVERIVNFAIELQRIVARLNDEDNLQLGFRAGIDTGTVTSGLVGGATMMYDMWGSAVDLAYQIQAGGAEPGIYITGRVYDAVHDTHRFTPAGQHTVDDVEEPIWRLAGRR from the coding sequence ATGGTCAACCCTCGACCGGAGGACCGCGAAGAGGTCGCGACGGCGGCAGACGACAGCCCGGCCACCACGGGCGACGCGCCAACGACCGAGGTCCGGTTGCGCCGCGTGCGTGGCAGATTCAGCATCCAGTCGAAGCTCATCACGATGTTGTTGGCCGCGAGCATCGTCTCGGCCGCCATCGTGGGTTTCATCGGATATCAGACCGGACAGGCCTCGTTGCGCAACGCCGCCTTCGACCGGTTGACGCAGGTCCGTGAGACGCAGGCCCGGCAGTTCGCCGTCCAGGTCACCAACCTGAAGAACGCGCTGCTCATCTACACCAGCGGGCCCGCGATGGCCGAAGCAGTCCAGGCCTTCAGCACCGGATTCAACGAACTGGCCAATGCCACAATCGATCCCGCTGAGCAGAACGCAATCCTCGATTACTACAACCAGGAACTGATCAACCCCGTCGAACGCGCGACGGGCGCCAAGCTGAACCTCAACGTCCTGTTGCCGTCGTCCAACGCGGCCAAGTACCTGCAGGCCCGATACACCGTCGCCGCGGCTCGGCCGAACGGCCCGCCGCCGCCGCCCGATCCCACCGCCTGGGGCGCCGCCGCCAACCGCTACAACCTGTTCTTCCAAGAGGTCGTGCGGTTGTTCGGCTACGGCGACGCCCTGTTGATCGATGCCGCCGGCAATGTCGTCTACTCGGCCAAGAAGCGCGCGGACCTCGGTACGAACGTCCTGTCCGGCCCGTACCAACAGGGCAACCTGCACGACGCCTACGCCAAGGCGATGGGCGCCGACCGCGTCGGGTACGTCGCCATCACCGACTACCAGACCTATCACCCGGCCGCCGACCACCCCATCGCCTGGATGGCAGCGCCGGTCGTTTCGGGCGGGCGCACCGTGGGAGTGGTGGCACTGCAGTTCCCGATCTCCGGGCTGAATGACCTGATGACCTTCAACGGCAAGTGGCAGGCGAACGGTCTGGGCGCCACTGGCGAAACCTATCTCGCCGGGACCGACGACCTCATGCGGTCGAATTCGCGTGTCTTCGAGGAGAATCGGCAGACCTATCAACGCGACGTCGTCGCGGCCGGGACGCCGGCCGAGCTGGCGGAGCGGGCCGTCCGGCTCGGCGGTACCACGCTGATACAGCCCGTCGGTGGCCCCGCCACCCGCGCGGCGCAGCGCGGCCAGTCGGGGGTCCTCATCGCCACCGACTACCTCGGCCAGGAAACGCTGCAGTCATATGCGCCCGTGACCGTCGGTCCCGACGTCAATTGGTCGATCGTCGCGAAGATCAACACCGCGGAAGCCTTTGCGCCCGAACGTGTCTTCACCCGGACCATGGGCGTGGCCGTGACCGCGATCGTCATCCTGGACTGCCTGGCCGCCATGGCACTGGCGCAACTGTTCGTACGGCCCATCCGACGGCTCGAGGCCGGTGCCCAGAAAGTCAGCAGGGGCGACTACGACGCGATGATCCCGGTGCGGACGCGCGACGAATTCGGGGATCTGACCAAGACATTCAACGACATGAGCCGGCTGCTCGGGATCAAGGACGACCTGCTGCGCCGCGAACGCCGCGAGAACGCCCAGCTGCTGCGCTCGCTGATGCCCGAATCGGTCATCGAGCGCTATCGCAGCGGCGAGGAGACCATCAGCGAGAACCACCAAGACGTCGCGGTGCTGTTCGCCGACATCGACGGCCTCGACGCCCTCTCCAGTGCGCTGCCGGCCGACGAATTCCTCACCGTGGTCAACGAATTGGTCCGCCAGTTCGACGACGCCGCCGAACGCAGCGGGGTCGAGCCGGTGCGCATCCTGCGCAACGGCTACACGGCGAGCTGCGGTTTGAACGTGCCCCGGCTGGACAACGTCGAGCGCATCGTCAACTTCGCCATCGAGTTGCAGCGCATCGTGGCCCGCCTCAACGACGAGGACAATCTGCAGCTCGGTTTCCGGGCCGGCATCGACACCGGCACCGTCACCAGCGGCCTGGTGGGCGGCGCCACCATGATGTACGACATGTGGGGCAGCGCAGTCGATTTGGCCTATCAGATTCAGGCCGGCGGCGCCGAGCCCGGGATCTACATCACCGGGCGGGTGTACGACGCCGTGCACGACACCCACCGGTTCACACCGGCCGGACAGCACACGGTCGACGACGTCGAAGAGCCCATCTGGCGACTGGCCGGGCGGCGGTAA
- a CDS encoding alpha/beta fold hydrolase: MTQRSMPTVDGVTHEYVQAGDVKIHVAVAGPEVGRPVVLLHGWPENWFMWHKVIPALADAGYRVHAMDLRGAGWSEVTPKGYEKEQFASDVLAAATALGLDTFDLVGHDWGGWTAQLVALKAPARVKRLAILNIPPVWQEPGRVARHAHKLAYQLVVGAPVVGPLSHLSPTLWWFIRRSGMPQESVDFFRGCFRDRDRRVAGSKIYRSMVGKEFAKLARGPYDDQKLAMPVRVLFGLDDVAVHPSLLEGFKDHADDLNITEVPNCGHFIIDEQPDLVIKWLSDVLAESRQS; this comes from the coding sequence ATGACTCAGCGCAGCATGCCGACCGTCGATGGCGTGACCCATGAATATGTGCAGGCCGGCGACGTGAAGATTCACGTCGCCGTGGCCGGGCCGGAGGTGGGGCGCCCGGTCGTGCTGCTGCACGGCTGGCCGGAGAACTGGTTCATGTGGCACAAGGTCATTCCGGCGCTGGCCGATGCCGGCTACCGGGTGCACGCCATGGACCTGCGCGGCGCCGGCTGGAGCGAGGTCACCCCGAAGGGTTACGAGAAGGAACAGTTCGCCTCCGACGTGCTGGCCGCGGCGACGGCACTGGGGCTGGACACCTTCGACCTGGTGGGTCATGACTGGGGCGGCTGGACCGCACAGCTGGTGGCGTTGAAGGCGCCGGCGCGCGTCAAGCGGTTGGCGATCCTCAACATCCCGCCGGTGTGGCAGGAGCCGGGCCGCGTCGCACGGCATGCCCACAAACTCGCGTACCAACTTGTCGTGGGCGCTCCGGTCGTCGGACCGCTGTCGCACCTGTCACCGACGCTGTGGTGGTTCATCCGCCGCAGCGGCATGCCCCAGGAGTCGGTGGACTTCTTCCGCGGCTGCTTCCGCGACCGGGACCGTCGTGTCGCGGGCTCCAAGATCTACCGTTCCATGGTCGGCAAGGAGTTCGCGAAACTGGCGCGTGGTCCTTACGACGACCAGAAGCTCGCGATGCCGGTGCGCGTGCTGTTCGGTCTCGACGATGTGGCGGTGCACCCGTCGCTGCTGGAGGGCTTCAAGGACCACGCCGACGATCTGAACATCACCGAGGTGCCCAACTGCGGTCACTTCATCATCGACGAGCAGCCCGATCTCGTGATCAAGTGGCTCTCGGACGTGCTGGCCGAGTCGCGACAGAGCTGA
- a CDS encoding patatin-like phospholipase family protein → MSTELAVIEAAEPPGLPGSNPTLALQHMEAALVRADLECPDVLSPEQFRRLRYLLSFARLTVFEPGAAGPGGTRGRGDVTVGDEIAGFRARVIDALYHALRGRTTAQERLDAAKAILASFAEDVDYERSLLLERHANDFSAAELDAELGYKTYVAVLGGGGGAGYVYLGGMQRMLAAGLPPAYMLTNSFGAIVGSVMARVLPVPIEDYVAWAKTVTYRGVLAPARTRRRHGLNGLFSLQFNEFAKEMFTREDGEPMRMTDLSIPYETVVAGVRKQSFDRLPGQFHPSHFTMMGVRALEHLKLGYAPGVVNRLWQVAAFIDSRVVKPIVLGGDDLTADFNVVDAASFSSAIPGILHHESSDPRMWGLLDQLLVEKDVAALVDGGAASNVPIELAWKRIQDGRLGTRNACYIGWDCFHPQWNPRHLWLQPITQALQLQMVRNAPFADRVIRFSPTLSPVTLAAAPEAIDRAIEWGNASVESSVPFVQRLTEPVWWQGSQPPQVDRTPVRVSAPLQPMATILDGARRAAEYVPRVTRVRRRVAAVGDRIRKSQ, encoded by the coding sequence GTGTCCACCGAGTTGGCGGTGATCGAGGCCGCGGAACCCCCGGGCCTTCCGGGCAGCAATCCGACTCTCGCGCTGCAGCATATGGAAGCCGCGCTGGTTCGGGCCGACCTCGAATGCCCCGACGTGCTCAGCCCCGAGCAGTTCCGGCGTTTGCGCTACCTGTTGAGCTTCGCGCGTCTGACGGTGTTCGAACCGGGCGCGGCCGGTCCGGGCGGTACCCGGGGTCGCGGCGATGTGACGGTCGGTGACGAGATCGCCGGCTTCCGCGCGCGAGTGATCGATGCGCTGTACCACGCACTGCGCGGGCGGACCACCGCACAGGAACGGTTGGACGCGGCGAAGGCGATCCTCGCGAGTTTCGCCGAGGACGTCGACTACGAGCGGTCGCTGCTGCTGGAGCGCCACGCCAACGACTTCTCCGCGGCCGAACTCGATGCCGAACTCGGTTACAAGACCTACGTCGCGGTCCTGGGCGGCGGGGGTGGCGCCGGCTACGTCTACCTGGGCGGCATGCAGCGCATGCTCGCGGCGGGCCTGCCGCCCGCCTACATGTTGACCAACTCGTTCGGCGCCATCGTCGGCAGCGTCATGGCCCGCGTCCTGCCGGTGCCCATCGAGGACTACGTCGCCTGGGCGAAGACCGTCACCTACCGCGGCGTCCTGGCCCCGGCCCGGACCCGCCGTCGCCACGGACTCAACGGACTGTTCTCGTTGCAGTTCAACGAGTTCGCGAAGGAGATGTTCACGCGCGAGGACGGTGAACCGATGCGGATGACGGATCTCTCGATCCCGTACGAGACCGTCGTCGCCGGCGTCCGGAAGCAGTCCTTCGACCGGCTGCCCGGCCAGTTCCATCCGTCGCATTTCACGATGATGGGGGTGCGCGCGCTCGAGCACCTCAAGCTGGGCTACGCGCCCGGCGTCGTCAACAGGCTGTGGCAGGTCGCCGCGTTCATCGATTCCCGCGTCGTCAAGCCGATCGTGCTCGGCGGCGACGATCTGACGGCCGACTTCAATGTCGTTGACGCCGCGAGCTTTTCGTCGGCGATCCCGGGGATTCTGCATCATGAGTCGAGTGATCCGCGGATGTGGGGCCTGCTCGATCAGCTGCTCGTGGAGAAGGATGTCGCCGCGTTGGTCGACGGGGGAGCGGCGAGCAACGTCCCGATCGAGCTGGCGTGGAAGCGAATTCAGGACGGTCGCCTCGGCACCCGCAACGCGTGCTACATCGGCTGGGACTGCTTCCACCCGCAATGGAACCCGAGACACCTTTGGCTGCAACCGATTACCCAGGCGCTGCAGTTGCAGATGGTCCGCAACGCACCGTTCGCCGACCGTGTCATCCGGTTCAGCCCCACGCTGTCTCCGGTGACGCTGGCCGCCGCGCCGGAAGCCATCGACCGCGCGATCGAATGGGGCAACGCCTCGGTGGAGAGTTCGGTGCCGTTCGTGCAAAGGCTCACCGAACCGGTGTGGTGGCAGGGAAGTCAGCCGCCGCAGGTCGATCGGACACCGGTTCGAGTCTCCGCACCGCTGCAGCCGATGGCCACGATTCTGGACGGTGCCCGGCGCGCCGCCGAGTACGTCCCGCGGGTCACGCGGGTACGGCGCCGGGTCGCGGCCGTCGGGGACCGCATCCGCAAGTCGCAGTGA
- a CDS encoding DUF4333 domain-containing protein: protein MTRSIGFIGTTVIVGVLTLQLSACTSTIKPEGAAQSVTDMVSSKTGFHPTDVKCPSGIDAKVGGEFDCTFTGPEGPYKAHLKITSVDGDKVGFDIKTNRS from the coding sequence ATGACCCGATCCATCGGTTTCATCGGCACGACCGTCATCGTCGGGGTCCTCACGCTGCAGTTGAGCGCGTGTACCTCGACCATCAAACCGGAAGGCGCCGCGCAGTCGGTGACCGACATGGTGAGCAGCAAGACCGGATTCCATCCGACCGATGTCAAGTGCCCGTCGGGCATCGACGCCAAGGTCGGCGGCGAATTCGACTGCACTTTCACCGGCCCGGAGGGTCCCTACAAGGCGCACCTGAAGATCACCAGTGTCGACGGTGACAAGGTCGGTTTCGACATCAAGACGAACCGGAGTTAG
- a CDS encoding TetR/AcrR family transcriptional regulator has protein sequence MTSPTDDPIWKQRAVERSVKTAKLRAAQRVQRFMDAAQSIILEKGTTDFTVQEVVDRSGQSLRSFYLQFDGKHELLLALFEDALNRAADQIRAAADPESDPLNRLKISIELLFELCRPDPAARQPLFTDFAPRLVVTHPDEVKIAQAPLLSLLTELMENASAAGELRPSANPARMAAMAMQTVMFIAQSSGTTDSAAADSITTDELWDFLANGFAAPK, from the coding sequence GTGACCAGCCCGACAGACGATCCGATCTGGAAACAACGCGCGGTCGAGCGCTCAGTCAAGACGGCGAAACTCCGGGCAGCCCAACGAGTCCAACGATTCATGGACGCGGCTCAGTCGATCATCCTCGAGAAGGGCACCACGGACTTCACTGTCCAGGAGGTCGTCGACCGCTCAGGCCAGTCGCTGCGTAGCTTCTACCTGCAGTTCGACGGCAAGCATGAATTACTGCTGGCGCTATTCGAAGATGCGCTGAACCGCGCAGCCGACCAGATTCGGGCCGCCGCCGACCCCGAGAGTGACCCGCTGAATCGCCTCAAAATTTCCATCGAGCTGCTCTTCGAACTGTGCCGACCCGACCCAGCGGCCAGGCAGCCACTGTTCACCGACTTCGCTCCGCGACTCGTGGTCACGCATCCGGATGAGGTCAAAATCGCCCAAGCACCTTTGCTGTCGTTGCTCACCGAGTTGATGGAAAATGCCAGTGCCGCAGGCGAACTTCGGCCGAGTGCCAATCCGGCTCGAATGGCGGCGATGGCCATGCAGACGGTGATGTTCATCGCTCAATCCAGTGGGACCACCGACAGCGCAGCCGCAGATTCCATCACCACCGACGAACTATGGGATTTCTTGGCCAACGGGTTCGCCGCGCCAAAGTGA